In one window of Musa acuminata AAA Group cultivar baxijiao chromosome BXJ3-2, Cavendish_Baxijiao_AAA, whole genome shotgun sequence DNA:
- the LOC135631021 gene encoding thioredoxin H1-like, with amino-acid sequence MAEKGSVIGCHTIAQWNRQLQLASESGKLVVVDFTSSWCGPCRMIAPFFAELANKFTDAIFLRVDVNELKRVALDCAIETLPTFIFLRQGNIVDRVVGARKDLLPKKIELHMRN; translated from the exons ATGGCGGAGAAAGGATCGGTGATCGGGTGCCACACCATCGCCCAGTGGAACCGGCAGCTCCAACTCGCCAGCGAGTCCGGGAAGCTG GTGGTCGTAGATTTCACTTCTTCATGGTGTGGTCCTTGCCGTATGATTGCCCCGTTCTTCGCTGAGCTAGCTAATAAGTTCACCGATGCCATCTTCCTAAGGGTGGACGTCAATGAGCTGAAG AGGGTTGCCCTGGACTGTGCGATCGAGACACTGCCAACCTTCATCTTCCTGAGGCAGGGAAACATTGTGGATCGCGTTGTTGGTGCTCGCAAAGATCTGTTGCCTAAGAAGATTGAGCTCCACATGAGGAACTGA
- the LOC103975276 gene encoding protein RTE1-HOMOLOG — translation MMESDLASEDKQMLNRNSELGPIDPERARFPCCIVWTPLPVISWLIPFIGHIGICREDGVILDFAGPNFVCVDHFAFGAVARYVKLNREECRKLTEVMTWDDALRKGTQEFQHRSYSLFTCNCHSFVANNLNRLFYQAHERWNVVNIAAMIFLKGTWVNRRSVVKTYLPFLIVYCIGLFLGGSKFLLGVVAFAVALIGWFLVGTYCFKKLIQL, via the exons ATGATGGAATCAGACTTAGCCTCCGAAGACAAACAGATGCTGAACAGGAACTCTGAGCTTGGGCCAATAGATCCAGAAAGAGCTCGTTTTCCATGTTGCATAGTTTGGACACCTCTTCCTGTCATCTCTTGGCTGATACCTTTCATTGGCCACATAGGCATCTGCAGAGAGGATGGAGTGATCCTGGACTTTGCTGGGCCAAACTTTGTCTGCGTTGACCACTTTGCTTTTGGGGCGGTGGCACGTTATGTAAAACTAAACAGAGAAGAg TGTCGTAAGCTGACCGAGGTGATGACTTGGGATGATGCACTCCGGAAAGGCACGCAAGAGTTTCAGCACAGATCTTACAGTCTATTTACCTGCAACTGTCACTCTTTCGTCGCAAATAATCTGAACAGATTGTTTTACCAGGCTCATGAAAGATGGAATGTGGTGAACATAGCAGCTATGATTTTCCTGAAGGGTACTTGGGTGAACAGAAGATCGGTTGTGAAAACTTATTTACCGTTCTTAATTGTTTACTGCATTGGGCTTTTCCTGGGTGGCTCAAAATTTCTTTTGGGTGTTGTAGCTTTCGCAGTTGCTCTAATTGGTTGGTTCCTCGTTGGTACATATTGCTTCAAGAAGCTTATCCAGTTGTAA